Within Pseudomonadota bacterium, the genomic segment TTCTTTAGCAGTGGGACCAAAGAGTACTTTGGAAATACTCAGACAAAGATTAATTTCAGGGACTATTACTGGCATCTTGTCTCTTTTACTCCAAAAGAAACATTCGATAAGTTTGCTGCACATTTAATGATGAAATTTTTTGGGTTTGGGGCTGGAATATTTCTTATCATTGCCTCCGGTTCCTGGTTTCTGGCCTTTGCTATTACCAAGAGGCGGATATCTCAGGATCGAATGAAGACCATGGCTCTATATGATGTTCTGACTGACCTGCCTAACCGGCGTCTGTTTTATGACAGGCTTGATACTGTTATAAAACAAAGCAGGAGATATAAAACCCGATTCGGTCTTTTGTATATAGATCTGGACGGTTTCAAGAAAATTAATGATTCTTTTGGTCATGAAGCTGGTGATGCCTTGCTATGTGAAGTTGCCGACCGGTTAAGGCAATGTGTTAGAGAATCCGATACTGTGGCTCGCTTAGGCGGTGATGAATTTGCTGTAATTATCGATCATTTGAAAACCGATAACGGAGTCCATGTAGCTGCCGGCAATATTATTCTTATGCTGTCTAAGCAAATAACATTGCCACAAGGCAATGCCAGGATTGGAGCCAGTATTGGCATCAGTTTATTCCCCATCAACAGCGAAGATGGTGAAGAGTTGCTCAGGCAAGCGGATATTGCTATGTATCATTCCAAACGCAGTGGGAAGAATATGTTTTCACTATTTTCTTCAGAGCTTGCTGCGGAAGACATAGAAAGCGACTAAATATCCTGATAGTTGGGCAAACGCCAGTTTTCTTGTTAGGTTTGACATTCCCTGACATATTTAAAATTGAAGCTTCTTTGTCTCTATATCATTGCTATATTTTTGATTTTATTTTGATTTTAGTTGACAATCGAGAACTTGCCGGGATAAAGTGACATACAACAATTGCTGTTCTTGGATGAAAAGATGAAAAAGTCGATATCTTAAGCCCCGGAAAAAGTTCGGGGCTTTTTAATTTTAATACATAGCCGGTCTCAAAGCCTCCTTATCGATCCTATCATTTTACTACTTTAAACACCTGCTTAAGTTTGTCTCTATTTATATTGATATCCTGTGAGTCCTTAAAGCGGTGTAATCAATTACTATATTTGAGATCGGTTCAATATAAAAGGAATTTATGGAATTTAAAGCATTTAATTTAAACCCCGGCCTTGAAGCAGGTATAGCCGCTGCCGGGTATGTCACACCAACCCCTATCCAGACCAAAGCGATCCCGTATGTTACTAAAGGACGCGACATTATAGGCCTGGCCCAGACCGGTACCGGCAAGACGGCGGCTTTCGCGCTGCCGATTTTAAACCGGTTAATGCAAGGCAAACGTGGTGGTGTTCGTTCCCTGATTATTACTCCTACCAGGGAATTAGCTGAACAGATTCATGATACCATCAATTGTCTGGGTAATAAGACCCGTATCAGAAGTGTTAGCATCTATGGCGGAGTGAATATAAATACTCAAATCAAAAAACTGAATCAGGGTGCAGAAATTGTTGTTGCCTGCCCAGGCAGGCTTCTTGACCACGTGAACCGTGGAACGATCAAACTCAACCGGGTAGAAGTACTTGTCATTGATGAAGCTGATCATATGTTTGATATGGGATTTCTTCCGGACATCCGACGAATATTGAAACATCTCCCGGCACAGCGGCAAACGCTTTTGTTTTCAGCCACCATGCCCAATGAAATTCACGGCCTGGCTAAAGACATTCTTAATGACCCGATAACAATAAAGATAGGTGAAACCGCACCTGCAGATACCGTCAGTCACGCCCATTATCCTGTGGCGCAGCATTTGAAAACAGCGTTTTTGCTGAAACTTCTGGGCAATATCAACTCCAAATCCGTGCTGGTGTTCACGCGTACCAAGCACCGTGCCAAACACCTGGATGAACAACTTATCAAGGCCGGTATTAGTTCCACATCGCTTCAGGGGAATCTTTCACAGGGCCGTCGTCAGGCCGCTCTTGACGGCTTCCGCAAAGGAACATTTCAAGTGCTGGTAGCCACAGATATTGCTGCGCGCGGCATTGATGTATGTAAGATCTCTCACGTTATCAATTATGATATTCCTGATACCCCGGATGCGTATATTCATCGTATCGGCAGGACAGGGCGGGCGGAACAAAACGGAGATGCATTTACTTTGATTACAAGCGATGACAAGCAAATGGTCAATGCCATTGATCGTGTTATTGGTTCAAAAGTTGAGTGCCGTACCTTGGCGGATTTCGACTATAATACGCCTGCTCCTCAAAAAGCAAATAAAGGGAGGTCTGTGCCTTCATCTTTGAGAACACGGCATAAAATAGGTAACAAGAGGCATGTTAGCCCGACATTCGCGAAGAAGAATAAATCAAATTATATTTAAAAAAAACAATTGATTAAATTCAGCCAGTTATAAACTTTGCCAGTAATTGGTCAAGTTTGCATGCCACATAACCCACTTAAATTATTGAGCCTGAAAG encodes:
- a CDS encoding DEAD/DEAH box helicase yields the protein MEFKAFNLNPGLEAGIAAAGYVTPTPIQTKAIPYVTKGRDIIGLAQTGTGKTAAFALPILNRLMQGKRGGVRSLIITPTRELAEQIHDTINCLGNKTRIRSVSIYGGVNINTQIKKLNQGAEIVVACPGRLLDHVNRGTIKLNRVEVLVIDEADHMFDMGFLPDIRRILKHLPAQRQTLLFSATMPNEIHGLAKDILNDPITIKIGETAPADTVSHAHYPVAQHLKTAFLLKLLGNINSKSVLVFTRTKHRAKHLDEQLIKAGISSTSLQGNLSQGRRQAALDGFRKGTFQVLVATDIAARGIDVCKISHVINYDIPDTPDAYIHRIGRTGRAEQNGDAFTLITSDDKQMVNAIDRVIGSKVECRTLADFDYNTPAPQKANKGRSVPSSLRTRHKIGNKRHVSPTFAKKNKSNYI